In Miscanthus floridulus cultivar M001 chromosome 19, ASM1932011v1, whole genome shotgun sequence, the DNA window atggcgcggcacaggcatttggccgcgccagggctaTAGGCGCGgccaacagtgttagatttaaaattagttttcaaaaagtgttaaaataaaaaaatcaacgGAGCCCACAACATACCTAGGTCTTAGAcctaactcaacccaaaagactagtctGATAGGTGAGGGCtgctcccgccttatatgttgagCTCCCCCACTATCAATACCGATGTGGGACTAAAACTAACAATCTCCCGGTCGCACATCGGACCCAACTCTTCACATCACATAACCCGTGTGATCTCCAGAACAAGTAATGCAGGCCCCGAGTCCAACGCTCCATATCATACATAACCCATGTGATCTCTGAGACGTCAACGGGCTCCCCGTCACCATGTGACCCGTGAGATTTTTCAAGTTTTTCCGACAATGGGTTGGGATACCACTTGTACTTTATTCCATCCTAATACCTCTTTACAACAGGTCCAGACCATTCTCGCCATTATGCAGTTGAAAAAAATTGGTTCGATAGTTTCATTTATCCCATATAGACAACAATTTTATTTTTACTTCTTTTTTTCAAATTTGCCCCAGTCTGTAGTTTATCCTAGATAGCTAGCCACATGAAAATTCTAATTTCCATTGGCGCTCTGTTTTTCCAAAGCTTAACCATCCTTTTATTTGTAATGCCCCTAAACAAAAGATTCCTATGCATTGATCTTGTTGCATATTGTTCAGATTTTGTAATACCCCGAAACGAAAGAATCTTTTTCTAGAAGCAAACGGGAGGGGTTGCCCCATACTGAAAATTTATTAAAACACAAAGAAGAAAAGTCTTTACAACAAGAATCAAGAGACAAAAAAAAATTCATCCTCAAATAGATCTATGGCTAGAAGTTTTTGTGTAATTTGCTTCATTTTTTTCTTGACATTTTTTGTTTCCTGAAGGGTTGTACCTTTTGTATGTTTACCTTTATTTTCGATAAAATTTCAGTAGGGGTTCAAACCTCTCTTGTTTCATAAAAAAAACTCATAGAAGGCCAATTTGACTTTCGTCCTGTTTATTTAGGCTTGTTTggtttataatccgtacttttttaaccaacaaataatatttttctctcacaccaaatcagtcaacggTACTTTTAACCATGGCTTATCTGACAAACAAACCTAAATTAACAGGGCGTTTGTCGAAAGTTGGCTACTCTCCTTCAAAAATGCCACCGTTTCGAACAATCCAAATACTCCACCTGAGCAGTATAATAATCTCCAAGAACTAAGGCAGTGAAGGGTAACgagatttagggggtgtttggttctttaggcgctcctaaaatttatgtcacatcgaatgtttagaggctaataaggagtattaaatataaattaattataaaactaattacatagatggaggctaatttccgaggcgaattttttaagcctaattaatctatcattagcacatgtttactgtagcaccacattgtcaaatcatggactaattaggcttaaaagattcgtctcgcaaattagtcgcaagttatgcaattagtttcgtaattagtctatatttaatacttcatgcatgtgtccaaacattcgatgtgacaggaattttaggaggtggggaaggaaccaaacagccccttagCACTCAGCTGCAAAATGGCCATGCAAGAACAAGTGCTTCAAAGTTTCTTCACGATCCAAGGAACACAAACACACAAGAGTGGATTGTAAATCCATATTCCATTGTCGAAGAAGATTTCTAGTTCTAAGATAGTCTTTCAATAACAAGAATGTTTTTGTCGTGAAGGGGTTAAGCAGCCATGTTTGGGAGTATCACTCTCATTTGTGCGGTGTTAAGAGGATGCTAGAGTTAGAGAGAAAGAAGTGACTCTTGTCCTTGAGTATTTTTACCATCCTATGTTTTGATCTAATAGGAGTGACCTGTAATCGGACCTCTTGAGTTAATAAGGAAAATTCATGCTCCACTTGTCTAGATTTTATCTTTTTCTGTATTTTTTCGGACCTATTTTTGGGATTTTTCCGTTCGTCGGATTCGACTGCTATTTGGGGCAGATTTCTTGAGGGGGTTTTGGTGCTAGGATATGTGTCATCAAGGTTAGGTTGATCCCTAACAAATCCTTCACCTGGGCACCATGAATTTGAGTTTTCCCCAAATTCCTCCTTGTTCTTAAGGTTTCCCGATTTTCTGAAATTCATGTTAAAATCTCAATCTTTTTGGGGCTGTTTCAGATTGGATGGATGGCGTGTGATGCTGTACGTCCCAGCTTGGAAACTCAGTTTGATTGGATCAAATTTCATCGGTTTTGATTTTTATTTGCAAGGTCGAGGCTGCAGCTCTCCTCTGTTCTTGTCTCTGTTTTGCTGCGTGCTGTTTCAATTCACCAAGATGATTTCTCTATGGTCAGCAACAACTTGGATGTTTCAGCAGCATTAGGCGTTTGCTAATTCCATTTTCAATTGGTAACTTGGCTGGCTTCCTTCATTTGCCACAGGTCTGCACCAGTACAGCAGCTGCCCGTCCATCTCTGTCTCAGGGTGCAGGTGATTGAATTTTCAGAGCAGTAGTGCAGTTGATGTCTTGGCAAGCAGCAGGCCAACAACACGAATTCGATTTTCAGGTTTGATTGGTGCAGTTTGAGTAAGAGAAGCTGCAGTGCATGAATTCACTTTTATGCATTGTCAATTCTATGATACAGTGATCACTAATTAAATAGCATGCTTTTGTCTTTAGCGCTTATTTACTCCACTAAGCAACTTCTTGTCCTTGTTCATTCACTAGCTTTTTTAGCTAGCTCTTGTGTTGTCTTGATATATGTACTGTATTGATCTCAATTGGTCACTAGCATATGAGCAGTATTTTTGCAATTTTAGAGTTGATCTGCATAGCTATATCTTACTGTACTGATCCTTGTTTGCTCTTGGCGATTAAAAATCTATGCATGTGTTTCAGCTTATATGTGTACTTGTTCACTTCGGTTAATTTCTCGGGAACAGTTGGGTGTATGCTTATATTGGCTTGTGTTAGAAAAAGTTttattaagggggtgtttggatccagggaCTAAAGTCTAGTAGATGTCACATTGGGTATTTAGATACTAATTAGAAAGACTAAATATGAGCCTAATTAGGCTTactagattcgtctcgtaaattagtcttaatctatgtaattagttttgtaattagtctacgtttaatactccaaattagtgtcaaacatccAATTTGACAAGGAATAAATTTTCGTAGGGGGAACCAAACACCCAAAATTATTGTTTTGCTTCCATGCTGATTTGAGAAATTCCTAATTGTTCCTAAAGTCGATTTATCTCTAGTTGACATGTGTTCTTGACAATTAGAAGAGAGGCGTGTTGGGTTATAATCAGGATAAAACCAAGTTTCTCTCGGCGAAGATTCTTTAACGCCCCCCATCCCCCGTCGCCATTTCGGTCCTTCAAGCATAGAGCTGTGTCAAAATCAGAGAGTAAGAAAATGGAAAGACGAATAGTAATATATAAGAAATAGAAAGTGAGATTCATTGCCACCCCGGCAGCTCGATCTCCTTCACTTGTCTCTTGCGAATCTGGACATAAAAGGTTCCTTGTGGTGAACCATCACAGTTGTCGTCAAGCTTTCACTGACGGCAATACTTTAATTAAAATCTAAAATGGAATGTGATTCTTAATTcttgaaataaaattcaatttcACAAAAACAAACTGGCCGTCAGAGTATTAACACTTTTTCTTAACTcgcttgattaatgattatttcATATTAGTGTTGAAGGTTCTCTTGATGGCAGCTGCTTTATTAGCCGCATTAGTCCATAGATGCTTTTCGTTCAGGAATAGCTAATTTATCTAATTCAGTTGTCCATAAAATCCTAGGACCTACTTATTATATTTTACACTAATTGGCCAACAAAAGAATCCTTTACGTTAACTTGCTTTCAAGGTTCGAAAATCATCACGTTAAAGACCAACCAGAAAAGGCTCCAACTTAATTATCAAGAAACAAACATTACCACTTAGATAGTCATTAACGGTTGAGGATATATTTTGTTGGTTATCCCTCTCATGCAGATGCAGTCCGTTTTGTACCTTGGGTCTTGTTCAGTTGGCTGAAAAAACgattgatgctgatgctgatgctgatttgttgtgagagaaaacaatgTTATTCCGCTGAAAAGGTACTGCTGATAAAGCGAAAGTGTTTTCATTCCGTGCTACAGTCGCTGTGTTAGATGGAGCTTAAACAGGGGAATCCAAGAAATACTTTTGGTGTCATGTTGAATGGTCGGTTTTCACGGTCCTACGCAGTGCTGCAGACCTGCAGTGCCTATCACGCGGTGAGAACTGAGAACACTGGCAAAAGTGATCTACTAAAGCAGAAATCAGAGGAAGTCATAAATCGCCCCTTCTTTTTCCAGGATTCCCGTGCCTTTTTCAGCAGCGAACCAATGATGGAATGTCACATGTGTACTCCTTGACATTCCTGATAAAGCGAAATCTTTCTTCCTTCTTGCTGCTTGTAGTTTGCTGCCCAATGTTCTAAAAGACTGAAAAGGCTTGATTTGGCCCTTAGGAATAGGTTAACCGTTCGCTATCCTTTTTCTATTGCATTCTATCTCATTGTATTACATTGTGTTCTATGATTCCACTTCAACAGAAGAAAAGAGCATATCCAAGTTCAATAGCTTTACGTCCACTGTACCGATCATGATTTTTCGTTTTTTTAACCTTTGTGCTCCGTGGTTAGAACCTCTAAGGAGCCCCAACGGTTTGGACTTGAGTAGGTTGAAAAAAGACATCCAACCTTGGCAAGAACGACGTTCAGCAGAATATATGACCCATGCTCCTTTAGGCTCTTTAAATTCCGTGGGTGGCGTAGCTACCGAGATCAATGCAGTTAATTATGTCTCTCCTAGAAGTTGGTTAGCGACCTCCCATTTTGTTCTAGGATTCTTCTTTTTTGTGGGCCATTTGTGGCATGCAGGAAGAGCCCGAGCTGCTGCCTTGCTGCAGTAGGCTTTGAAAAGGTAGTTGATCCTGTTCTTCACAAGACCTATGTACGCCAAACTCTGCATTTCCGGGTGGAATTTAGTAGTTAAATCCCACACTTTTGCACACCATTGAAAAACTTACTAGTACATAGGAGTAGTTGCATAACATGTTACTCATTCCAAACGATTGCACTCTTATTTACACTTGAAGCCTCTCCCTCAGTTTCCCTCAATACATATCAGATATCACTCCATTTCCAGAACTACAAAATGCATGAACGACTGATATATACACAGAACACTTACCGCGTCGTCGAAGTGATGATTGGATGACCTCAGCCGCTCAGCGCGGTTCGATCATTGTGATGGAGACATCGTTGATGGACTGCGGAGACGTCGTGGACTCGGTTTTCGTCGTGAGTGGCGGTGCCAACAAGGAGATGTTCCTGAGCCGCGTGAACAAGGGCGGCATGGCTGGCTCAGGGAGCTTCATGTGGTCGCTGATGAGCATGAGCAGGACGTTGGACATGGTCGGCCGGACGTCGGGGTTCTCCTGCACGCAGAGCAGGCCGACGTGGTAGCACCGCCACGCCTCGTCCTTGGAGTAGGACCGCCCCAGCGACGGGTCCATGAACTCGCCGGCGCGATCTTCACTCCACAGCTTCCATGCCTGTCAAGTGTCAAATTGGTTCAGATCACTGAATCTGAATGAATGTAGTGATGGAGCAGTGACGAGCAAAGGAAATGGAAATGCAGGTAGCTAGCTTCAGAATTAATGGTACGGTAGTACATCTTGGATGAGGGACTGCTGGTGCTCCTCGAGGTACAAGGCGCCGTTCCGCTGCCCGCTCAGGATCTCCAGCAGGAGGACTCCGAAGCTGAACACGTCGGACTTCACCGAGAAGACGCCCTCCAACGCGAACTCCGGCGCCATGTACCCGCTGCATGCATCGCACGCATTTGCAGCGCAGTTGGGGGAAATGAGCAACACGTACAAACATAGGCAGAACGTAAGGCATTTTAGGCTGCGTTCAGTTTAATTTACTAGGTCCCGACGACGCGGCCCGTGTTGATCCCGTCGGTGTCCTCCTCGAAGATCTTGGCCATGCCGAAGTCGGAGATCTTGGGGCTCATCTTGTGGTCGAGGAGCACGTTGCTGGCCTTGAGGTCCCGGTGGACCACCTTGAGCAGCGAGTCCTCGTGGAGGTACAGCAGGCCGCGGGCGATGCCCAGGATGACGTTGTGCCGGGTGCTCCACCCAAGCTGCGCGCTCTTGCTCGGATCTGCGAACGAACCAGCCAGCATCTCATTAacttactactagtactactgctgATCAACCAACCATCTTGCTTGGCAAATCAATACACCTCACAAGCGCAAACCAAATCAGTTGCTGTGAGTGATCACTAATTTAATTGGGATGGTATCACTAATTTAATTGGGATGGTAGCACAATTAGTGGTCTCGTTGCGCTGTGTGCATCAAGTTACTCGGTAATAGTACAGTCAATCATCCTCGAAATTAATTAGTGGATGAGCTCGTACTAGACACTACAAAACATGGAATTTATGGCGTGATGACACCACGCCCACCTAccgtgagagtgagagtgagagctACAGCTACGTGGCCATGGCCCCTGGCGCCGGCCGGACCGGGAACAGTGGATGATGACAAGGAGGAGAGCTAAGCAGAGCAGCGTCTGCTGGTGGTGGTTGTTGGTTCCCTTGCTTACCGAAGAGGAAGGCGTCGAGGCTGCGGTTGGGGAGGTACTCGTACACCAGCAGCTTCTCGTCGCGCTCGGCGCaccagcccagcagccgcaccaggTTGCGGTGCTGCAGCTTGGCGATCAGCTCCACCTCGTTCCGGAACTCCGCCGCGCCCTGCCGCGACCGCGCCGACAGACGCTTCACGGCGATCTCCGAGCCGCCGCTCAGCACGCCCTGTTGAATTATATTATTAGATTAGATGCAGCGGGCACACCAAGCAAAGCATACATAAACAACTGGTGATGAAACTGCGGCCACAGCGATCTTGGGTTTATTTCTCACTCTGTAGACCGGGCCGAAGCCGCCCTCGCCGAGCTTGTTGGCCTTGGAGAAGTTGTCGGTGGCAGCGAGGATGGTGGCGAGGTCCATGAGCGGCAGGTCCGAGCTCGACCGCGGCCATAGGCTGTCCAGCAGGGATCTCCGGATGGCTGGATTAAACAAATCATCATTCACCCAAGATCCATCCAACCAGCTGTTAGAACACACCCATTATCTAAACAAGCTGTTAGAACACACGCGGCGTATGGGTGAAAAAAAAAAGCACAAAGCAGAGAAGAAGCAGAGCGCAGTTCACCATTGCGCTTCCGCCACCGCCAGCAGTAGACGCAGTAGAGCAGCGTGCAGATGATGACCGTCACCAGCACGCCCACCATGATCCGCATCGCGTCAGGGCTGGAGCCCGAGCCGTGTGACGCCCCGTCGCTTGCCGGCGCAGGGGCCGTGCCCAACAGCCGGCGGTGGCCACCAAGACGACCGGCCGGCGCCATGCTTCTACCAGCAGAAACTGACTTGTCGGATCCTGCTCTCGGCTGCCGCTGGGTGCGTGCACCGTTGGAAGAAACCGGGTGGACTTGATGGGGGTACGGGCGGCGCTAAAGGACCATGGACCAACAAAGTGTGGATGGAAGTGAGGTGCACGCAACGGGACGAAAGTGGGGAGGAGAGGACTAGAGGAGAAAGAGGTGAGAATGGGGAGAGAGGCGGGCGGGGCCGAGTGATCCGAGCGCGAGTGGCCTTTTGTCCTGTCAACAAGTGAGTGTGTCACCCGCCGCGTTTGGCCTTTTGTCCTGTCAGCACCTGCAGTCGGCTGATACGTTTGACCAAGCGACAGGTGATGTGCGCGTCCATCCCTAGCACGAGCTCGCTTCCGACGGGCAGGGAAAAAAATGACCTCAGTAACCTGGTGTCTCCTCTACGTGCGTGGCGCTGGATGTTGTATAAACTCAAATTCTTAGAATCAACCTAGCTAATATTTGCGCCTGGAAACCTAAATTTATTTTACTGTAAAGAAGAGAAAAGTTCTAAAATCAAGTCAGTGTTTCGAATATCTTCtcatattttttttagaaacccCCTCCCACCCTGTTGCCCTCACTCAACCGCATCATCCCTCTCCTTTCTGTCCTCTCCTCTACCCGTCATCGCCGCCCTTCCCTGTCTCCTCCTTGCGCAATCTCCACAACACCATCACTCAAGCATGGAAGCCACACGGCTTCTGCAGTACAAGCGGGCACGTGAAGCACGTGGCACCCAAATTGGGTGGACCTCGCCGCCCCTCACCGCGGCCATGGTGGAAGACGAAGGAAGAGGCATTAGCCCCTCAATGCCCTCTCCCCTTTGCTTCCTGCGCCACCTCCATGCTGGCACGAGCGCCGTTGTCGCTCGAGCATGGGAAATAGTATGGCCTCTGCCCTCAGCGGTGTGGGAGAGCAGGTGGAGCTGGGTGAGATATGGCGCCACGCAGATTGGGCAGAGGTACCCATTGTCGTCCTCCTTGCCTCCTCAGAAAAGGGTGACAGTGAGAAATGTCAGGGCTTCCATGTCCTAGGTTTTGGTGGGGGTGGATTTATTTGTACTCAAGCTCATGCATCAGCGTTTGGATGCTTTGGAGCAGAAAAGGAGCGGATGGACCAGCTGTTGTGGCCGAAGTTTGAAGACGACAAGGAGTCTCGGAGCAACACAAGCCCACACAGTGCCATGAACAAAGCTGCTCTCCATGTTTGCATTAGTCATGAGGTTCAATGATGGAATGTGGTCTTGCTGTGTTGTCATTTCACCACAGGCTTGCAGAATTTTGCAATGCATCGTTTAAGATTTGTGGTTCAATTTTGTTCATTTGTTCCAACTGCCTAGAAATATATCGAATTCACAAAAACATTGGTGTGAACAGAACTTTTTGACAAATAAGGCCCCATTGGATTGGAGGAGGAACAAAGGAAAAACGTAGGATTTGGGTACTGTAACATTATTTGGTTCATAGGAAAGGTCCCTAGAAAAAGTTCCTACATAGCAGAATCTGTATGGAGAATGTATGAAAAATTCCATCAAGTCAAACCTCATTTTTTTCTAGCTCACGTATGATCGAGGCATGTGTGCATTGAAAAAACCTATGTTTTTCTATTGGCCATCCAAACAACCATCCTCACTGAATTCCTCTATTTTCCAATCCTATGTTTTACACATACATTC includes these proteins:
- the LOC136527498 gene encoding cysteine-rich receptor-like protein kinase 10, producing MAPAGRLGGHRRLLGTAPAPASDGASHGSGSSPDAMRIMVGVLVTVIICTLLYCVYCWRWRKRNAIRRSLLDSLWPRSSSDLPLMDLATILAATDNFSKANKLGEGGFGPVYRGVLSGGSEIAVKRLSARSRQGAAEFRNEVELIAKLQHRNLVRLLGWCAERDEKLLVYEYLPNRSLDAFLFDPSKSAQLGWSTRHNVILGIARGLLYLHEDSLLKVVHRDLKASNVLLDHKMSPKISDFGMAKIFEEDTDGINTGRVVGTYGYMAPEFALEGVFSVKSDVFSFGVLLLEILSGQRNGALYLEEHQQSLIQDAWKLWSEDRAGEFMDPSLGRSYSKDEAWRCYHVGLLCVQENPDVRPTMSNVLLMLISDHMKLPEPAMPPLFTRLRNISLLAPPLTTKTESTTSPQSINDVSITMIEPR